CCGCTGCCGGGGCAAAAACGCTTTATCCAGACCACCAGCCAGTATCTTGCGCAGCAGGTGCGCCTGCAGAAGCTGATCGCCGGACGACCGCTGCTCAGCCAGGGGCTCTGTTTTCATTCGCTGCGCGCGGTCAACGAATCGCAGATGCGAGAGGTGCTGGCCGCCAGCCCGACGCACCTGCCGGTGCATCTGCACATCGCCGAGCAGGAGAAAGAGGTTAATGACTCGCTGGCCTGGTGCGGTAAGCGGCCGGTCAGCTGGCTGCTGGACCGCTTTGCGGTTGATACGCGCTGGTGTCTGATCCACGCAACCCACCTGACGGAGCAGGAGGTCAAAAGGCTGGCCGCCAGCGGCGCGGTAGCCGGTCTCTGCCCGACCACCGAGGCCAACCTCGGCGACGGCATTTTCCCGGCCAGCGACTACATTGCCCAGGGCGGGCGTTGGGGGATCGGTTCCGACAGCCACGTGTCGCTGGACGTGATCGAGGAGCTGCGCTGGCTGGAGTACGCACAACGACTGCGCGACCGCCGCCGAAACCGCATCGTTACCGCAGAACAGCCCTCGGTCGGCGACGTGCTCTACCAGCAGGCGCTGGCGGGCGGCGCGCAGGCCTGCGGTCTGAAAATCGGCAGCCTCCAGCCGGGCTGGCGCGCAGACTGGCTGGTACTGCAGGAGGATGCGCTGCTCTGCACCACGCCGGACGCCGCCCTGCTCAACCGCTGGCTGTTTGCCGGCCATCGCGGCCAGATTCAGGAGGTGTACGTCGCAGGGCAGCCGCGCATCACCGCCGGACGGCACGCGCAGCAGGAGCAGATCGACGCTGCCTGCCGTGAGGCACTGGAGGCGCTGCGATGATTCATTTCTATGACTGCGCCCGCCTGCCGGTCAGCCGCTGGCGCAACGGCGGCGGTGAAACGCGCGAAATCATCAGCTTTCCGCCGGGCCAGGCAGATTTTGCCTGGCGCGCCAGCATCGCCACCCTCGCCCACGACGGCGACTTCTCGCTGTTTCCCGGCATCGACAGGATCATTACCCTGCTCGACGGCGACGGCGTGGCGCTGTACGGCGACGGCCAACTCCGCCAGCAGCTCCAGCCGAACCAGCCGTTTGCCTTCACCGGAGAGGAGCCGATCGCCGCACGCCTGTCGGCCGGGCCGAGCCGCGACTTTAACATCATGTCACGCCGGGAAAGCCACTCGGCGTCGGCCGGAGTCACCCGTAAGCCCTTCAGCCCGCTGTCGTCCTGCGCCGGGGTGGTCTACGTGCTGGAGGGCGAGTGGCAGCATCCGCAGGTGCGGCTGTCCGCCGGCCAGGGGGCGTGGTGGGAAAGTGACGACGGCAGCTTTACGCCGCTGTCACCCGACGCACTGCTGTTATGGGGCAGCATCGCCGCGATCAGCCATGCCCCTTGAAGCGGCCCAACAGCTTATAACGTGAGCCGGGGTAGAGCAGCCGCGCGTAGGTAACGATCTTGCTGTCGCTCCAGGTCTGACGGCGGATCAGCAGGCACGGCTGGTGCGCCTCCATCGCCAGCAGCTCACACTGGCGGGCGTCGGGCAGCACCGCTTCCACCACGTGTTCACCCGCAGTTAAGGGTGCCACGCGCATCAGGTAGGTATAGGGGGTCTGCAGGCTGAAATCCTGCTGCAGGTACTCCGCGGCCACCTGCGGGTTAACCAGCCGCTCCTCCAGTTGCACCGGCAGCTCGTTTTCATAATGCACGATCAGCGACTGAAACAGCGGCTGCCCGCTGCCGATGCCCAGCACCGCGGCCTGCTCAGGATCGGCGCGGCTCTCGCCCAGCTGGACGATTTTACAGCTGTGGCGGTGGCCGCGCTGGGCGATCTCATCGGCAATATTGTGCACTTCGAGCATCGCGGTGTAGCCTTTGGTTTCGGCGACAAAAGTACCGACCCCCTGCATACGCACCAGATAGCCTTCGCTGGTCAGCTCACGCAGCGCGCGGTTGATGGTCATACGGCTGACGCCGAGCTCGTTTACCAGCTCGCTCTCCGACGGCACCCGCTGCCTGGCCTGCCACACGCCTTCCGTAATCTGGCTGATAATCGCCTGCTTCACGCGCAGATAGATCGGCGCTGGCCGATCGCTCATCACGGCGGCAAGTTGAGAAATGGCGGACTGACCGGCCATAGTTTTTATCCTGATAAAATTAATGACGGCAGTGTAGTAGGTAAACTCTTAAATGTATAGACATCTGCAACCCACCTGCCTGCTATCCTGACGCGCTGGCAAAGCCAGCGTTTGACCCGCAAGCCGATCCTCTCCGGACGGGCGCTCAACTATTTTTGTGAGGGACAGAAACTCCCCGGTCAAGTTGTATAGACAAGAATATACAATTGTGTTTCACTCCTGTTAACACCTACGCTGCAGCCGCTTCCGTCAGGCCGTTTTGTTCGCCAGACATTGCTGCCCATATCGTTGTCACTACAGGAGTAAACCATGACATCCACGACCCCTATCTGCCTGCTCAGCCCCGGTCAGGTTACGCTGGCCACCCTGAAAGCCATCTGGCGCGGTAATGTGACGCTGGCGCTGGATGAACAGGCGCGCGGTCGCATTCAACAGGCGCGTGAGACGGTAGCCGCCATCGTCAGCGAAGGCAAAGTGACCTACGGCATCAACACCGGTTTTGGCAAACTGGCGCAGACTACGATCCCGGCAGATCGCCTGGCGGAGCTGCAGCGCAACCTGGTGCTGTCGCACAGCGTTGGACTGGGCGAATTACTGCCCGATGAGGTGGTCAGGATGATCATGGCGACCAAGGTGATTAGCCTGGCGCGCGGCCACTCCGGCATCCGCATCGAGCTGGTCGACGCGCTGATTAGCCTGTTCAACGCCGGCGTGATGCCCTGTATTCCGGAGAAAGGCTCGGTCGGTGCCTCCGGGGATCTGGCGCCGCTGGCGCACCTGTCGCTGATGCTGCTGGGCGAAGGCGAGGTACGGGTGGCGGGCAAGCTGATCCCGGCCCGCGAAGGCCTGGCAATCGCCGGTTTGCAGCCCGTGGTGCTCGGCCCGAAAGAGGGCCTGGCGCTGCTGAACGGCACCCAGGTCTCCACCGCGCTGGCGCTGCGTGGCCTGTTTGAAGCCGAAAACGTCTTTGCCGCCGGGCTGATGGCCGGCGCGCTGTCGCTGGAGGCGATTAAAGGCTCGGTGAAACCGTTCGACTCGCGCATTCATGAGGCACGCGGGCAGCCGGGGCAAATCGCCGTTGCCGCGGCCGTCAGCCAGCTGCTGGCCGGCAGTGGGATCCTCACCTCACATGCCAACTGCGGCCGCGTACAGGATCCCTACTCGATCCGCTGTGTACCGCAGGTGATGGGTGCCTGCCTCGATAACCTCAACCACGCGGCACGGGTGCTGCAGATTGAAGCTAACGCCGCCTCTGATAACCCGCTGGTGTTCACCGACACCGGCGAGGTGATCTCCGGCGGTAACTTCCACGCTGAACCGGTGGCGTTTGCCGCCGACATTATCGCGCTGGCGGTAGCCGAAATCGGCGCGATCTCCGAACGACGGATGGCGCTGCTGCTTGACAGTAGCCTCTCCGGATTGCCGCCATTCCTGGTGCAGGATGGCGGGGTCAATTCTGGCTTTATGATTGCCCAGGTCACCGCCGCCGCTCTGGCCTCGGAAAACAAATCCCTTGCCCATCCGGGCAGCGTCGACAGCCTGCCGACCTCCGCGAACCAGGAGGATCACGTCTCGATGGCCACCTATGCCGCCCGCCGGCTGGGGGCGATGTGTTTTAACACCGCCGCCGTGGTCGGCATCGAAGCAATGGCCGCCGCCCAGGGGATTGAATTTCAGCGTCCGCTGCAGAGCTCGCCGCTGCTGGAACAGGCGCTGGCCACCATCCGTCAGCAGGTGGCCTTTGTTGAGCGTGACCGCCTGATGGCCCCGGATCTTGAGCATATGCGTCAGTGGGCCACCCGCGACGGCTGGCCGGATTGTCTGGCGGCACTGTTACCGACCCGCTGTTCTGACACCCCTCTTTGATAAAAGGAATACAGAGATGACTCATTCAGTAAACAACGCGGTAGCCCGCACAATCCGCGCCCCGCACGGCAACACCCTGCACTGCGCCAACTGGCTGATTGAAGCCGCTTACCGCATGATCCAGAACAACCTCGACCCGGACGTGGCCGAACGCCCGGAAGATCTGGTGGTGTATGGCGGCATCGGTAAGGCCGCGCGTAACTGGGAGTGCTTCGAACAGATCCTGCGCTCGCTGCAGGCGTTACAGCCGGATGAAACGCTGCTGGTGCAGTCTGGCAAGCCGGTGGGTATTTTCCGCACCCACGCTGATGCGCCACGCGTGCTGCTCGCCAATTCCAACCTGGTACCGCACTGGGCCAACTGGGACCATTTCCACAAGCTGGATAAGGCCGGGCTGATGATGTACGGCCAGATGACCGCCGGTTCCTGGATCTATATCGGTGCTCAGGGCATCGTACAGGGCACCTTTGAGACCTTTGCCGAAGCCGGCCGTCAGCACTATAACGGCGACCTGAGCGGCAAATGGATCCTCACCGCCGGTCTGGGCGGCATGGGCGGCGCACAGCCGCTGGCCGGCGTACTGGCCGGGGCGTCGGTGCTGGCGATAGAGTGCCAGGATTCGCGTATTGATTTTCGCCTGCGCACCCGCTACCTCGACTACCGCGCAGAGACCATTGACGACGCGCTGGCGATGATCGACAACGCCTGTAAAGAGAAACGCGCTATCTCCGTCGGCCTGCTTGGTAACGCCGCAGAGATCCTGCCGGAGCTGGTAAAACGCGCCAGAGCCGGCGGTATGCGGCCGGATATCGTTACCGACCAGACCTCCGCTCACGATCCGGTTAACGGCTATCTGCCGGCAGGCTGGTCGCTGGCTCGCTGGCTGGATGAGCGCAGCAGCCAGCCGAAAGCGGTGGAACTGGCGGCGCGCGCTTCGATGGCCGTGCACGTCCAGGCGATGCTCGACTTTCATAACATGGGCATCCCGACCGTCGATTACGGCAATAATATTCGCCAGGTGGCACTGGAAGAGGGGGTGGAAAACGCCTTTGACTTCCCGGGCTTTGTTCCCGCCTATATCCGGCCGCTGTTCTGTGAAGGGAAAGGACCGTTCCGCTGGGTGGCGCTCTCCGGCGACCCGGAAGACATCTACCGCACCGATGCCAAGCTGAAAACGCTGTTCCCGGACAACAAAAACCTGCACCGCTGGCTGGATATGGCCCAGGAGCGCATTGCCTTCCAGGGGCTGCCGGCGCGTATCTGCTGGCTGGGGCTGGGCGAACGCCATCTGGCCGGGCTGGCATTTAATGAGATGGTGCGTAACGGTGAGCTGAAGGCGCCGGTGGTGATTGGCCGCGATCACCTCGACTGTGGCTCTGTGGCCTCGCCGAACCGCGAAACCGAAGCGATGCAGGACGGATCGGACGCGGTGTCCGACTGGCCGCTGCTCAACGCGCTGCTGAACACCGCAGGCGGGGCAACCTGGGTCAGCCTGCACCACGGCGGTGGGGTCGGTATGGGCTTCTCACAGCATGCCGGGGTAGTGATCGTCGCTGACGGCACGGCTGAAGCCGATAAGCGCCTCAGCCGCGTGCTGTGGAACGACCCGGCCACCGGGGTGATGCGCCATGCGGATGCCGGTTACGATATTGCTAAACGCTGCGCTGCGCAGCATGAGCTGAATCTGCCAATGATTAAGTAACACAGCGGGCCGGGTTAACCGGCCCTTTTTCTGCCGCCCCTGCCCCCCTTTACCCGTTTCCCGCCGCGTTTTATGCTACCTTAGCTGCTGCCCACAGAGCGGGTGGTTGAGTCCCTACAGGAGAGTAATGAATGGCAATTTCCGTTTCGCTGATCGCCGAAGCCACCGCCTGGCGCCGTGCGCTGCATGCGCACCCGGAACTGGGTTATCAGGAGCACCAGACCGCGCAGCTGGTTGCAGAACAGCTGGCCGCCGCCGGGCTGCAGGTGCATCGCGGGCTGGCGGGCACCGGGGTGGTCGGCACGCTGGAAAACGGCCCGGGGCCGACCATCGGCCTGCGCGCCGATATGGACGCCCTGCCGATCGCCGAACTGAGCCACCCGCCACACCGCTCGACCCGTGCCGGCGTGATGCACGCCTGCGGCCACGACGGCCACACCGCGATGCTGCTGGCAGCGGCAACCCACCTGAGCCGGACGCGAAACTTCAGCGGCACGGTACACTTCGTCTTCCAGCCCGCCGAAGAGAACCTCGGCGGCGCGCGGAAAATGGTCGAAGAGGGGCTGTTTACGCTGTTCCCGATGGACGCGATCTACGGTATGCATAACTGGCCGGGGCTGCCCGCCGGCCACGTGGCGGTTAACGACGGCGCGATGATGGCGTCGCTGGACTCGTTTGAAATTACCCTGCGCGGCCGCAGCACCCATGCGGCGATGCCGGAGAACGGTGCCGACCCGATCGTCGCCGCCGCGCAGCTGATCCTCGCCCTGCAGACCATTCCCGCCCGCCGCCTGTCGCCGCTGGCCTCGGCGGTGGTGAGCATTACCCAGATCCACGGCGGTGAGGCGATCAACGTCATCCCGGATATCGTGGTGCTGCGCGGCACCATCCGCTGCCTGCAGGCGGACGTGCGGGCGAGGGTGAAGCAGATGGTCAACGAGTTTGTCACCACCCTGACCGCGCCGCTGGGCGTCGAGGGCAGCATCGTGTACCAGGGAGACTACCCGGTCACCCACAACAACGCGGTGGAAGCCGGCCGGGTGCGCGACTGCGCGCTGGCGCTGCTGCCGGCGGAGCAGGTGCACTGGAACGTCAGCCCGTCGATGGCGTCAGAAGATTTCGCCTGTATGCTCGACGTCTGCCCCGGTGCCTACTTCTGGCTGGGTGCCGACGGTGCCACCCCGTCCCGCCCGCTGCACAACGCGCATTATGACTTTAATGACGAGCTGATTGGCCCCGGCATCCGCCTGTGGAGCACGCTGGTTGAGCGGCTGCTGCCGATCGGCTGAGCGTGCCACACCCGGTGAGCAGTCCTGCGCCGGGCCGTCAATAACGCCACTGCTCCCGGCAGGCCAGCAGATGTGGCGCAACCTCTGGCTGACCTCGATCGGCCAGCGCTGGCGCAGCCCTTGCGGTATCAATATCCGGCGCTGGCAATCTGCCCCAGCGCGCCGTCGAGATCCACCGCCCGGCCGGTCGCCAGATAGCAGCAGGCGACCTGCAGGCGCAGCGACTGCGGCACCGGCACCTCGCGCTGCAGGCAGCGCGTAATCCACGCCGCGGTGGTCGCCGCATCCTTCGCCGCCGGCAGTTCGCCCGCCGCCAGCGTCACCTCCTCCTGGCGCGACAGCAGCTGTTCCGGCTGCTCGCCGTGGATCAGGCTGACCGACGGGCAGCGCTGCGGGCTGGCATAGACTTCCCCTTCGCTGCCGTTCAGCAGCAGCCCGCGCCCGCCCACCGCGCTGAAAAACTTGCCCACCCGCGGAATATATTCCGGGTGGGAAACGCTGGCGAGGCGCAGCGCGGCGTCCTCGGCGAACGGCGTGGCCAGCTTGGCCAGCGTATGGGCGCTGTTACGCACCCCCATCCGCCAGCGCAGGTCCAGCTGGCGGGCCACCGGCGGGCACAGATGGTCAATGGTAATAAACGCCAGCTGGCCGTGGTCCAGCCGTTGCTGCACCTGTTCGGGGGTAGTCAGGGAGGCGATGCCCAGCTCACGGAACACCGCCTCGCTGGTCACGCGGGTGGCGTCGTTGCTGACGCCGTGGACCAGCACCGGGAAGCCGAGCGCCTGCAGCAGCAGCGCCAGCAGCGGCGTCAGGTTGCCCTGGCGGCGCGCGCCGTTATAGCTGGGGATCACCACCGGCATCGGCAGATGCGCCGGCGGCGTCAGGCGCGGCATCTGCTCCTGCATCGCACGGTAGAAGCCGAGCATCTCCTCCTCGCCTTCGCCTTTAATGCGCAGGGCGATCAGGATCGCCCCCAGCTCCAGCTCCGGCACTTCACCGGCCAGCATCAGGCGGTACAGCTCAGCGGCGCTTTCTGCGTCAATGTCACGCGCATGGTTCTTGCCGCGCCCGACCTCTTTAATAATCTTGTTATATTCCATGCATCGGCTCACTCAGGGTTACGATTATCGCCGGCGGTACGGCGCGGCGCGCTTCTTCGGCGCGGGGGTCACGGCTTTCGGCAGCTCTCCCGCCGGCATCGGCGGCTGCTCGATAGGAAACACCGGCAGCGCCCCCAGCAGGCGCGCGCCGTAGCTTTTGCTCAGCAGCCGGCGGTCGTAAATCACGATCTCGCCAAAGCACTGGTGGCTGCGGATCAGCCGCCCGACCTGCTGGATCAGATTAAACGACGCGCTCGGCAGGCTCTGCACCTCAAACGGATAGCGCTTCAGGCTCTTCAGCCATTCCCCTTCGGTCAAAATAACCGGACTGTCCACCGGGGGAAAGGCAATTTTATGGATATGTACCTGGGAGAGCAGATCGCCTTTCAGATCCAGCCCCTCGGCGAAGGACTGCAGCCCGACCAGAATGCTGGTCTCTCCCTCCTCTACCCGCCTGCGGTGCAGCGCAACCAGCAAAGGTCGGGGTTTATCGCCCTGCACCAGCATGGTCAGCCGCAGCTCCGGCAGGTAGGCGATAAACTGCTGCATCGCCCGGCCGCTGGCAAACAGCACCAGAATGCCTTTGTGCGCGCCCTGTTTAATCTGGTCGCGGAAAAAGTGCGCCATTTCGGCCAGGTGCTGCACCTCGTTGGCCAGCTGCGGTTCGAAGCGCATCTCAGGGATCACCAGCTTGCCCTGATCGCGATGGTTAAACGGCGAGTCGAGCGCCACAAAGCGGTCGTCCGCCCGCTCGCTGAGCCCGGACATCTCCTGCAGCCGCTGGAAGCTGTTCAGCGAACGCAGCGTTGCCGAGGTGACCACCACGTGAGGAATTTTACGCCACAGCAGTTTTTCCAGCTGCTCGCTGACGCGGATGCCGGCGCAGTGGAACAGCAGATGCGCCGCGCCGTCGCGCACCTCGCGCGTCACCCATTTCGACACCGGCGCGCCGGAGGCCTGTTCCAGCGAGGCCAGCCGCCACAGCTTGCTGCCGGCCTCAAACCAGCCCAGCGCGCGGTTGATCTGCAGCAGCGTGCGGTGCAGGCGCACCACGTCATACTGGCCGCTCTTTTCGCTGAGATCGTTCATCAGCCCTTCCGCCAGCCCGCGCAGCGCGTCGGTCAGCTTAAACAGCCGCATGCAGATGGTCAGCACCTCTTCCGGCAGCAGCCCCATCTCAAAGCGGTGTTCGCCCTCCTGGCCCTCCGGCGGCAGCCACAGGCCGAGGATCTGCGACAGCATCTGCAGCTGCTCGCGGACCTCTTCGCAGTGGCCCTTCAGCCGTTCCGGGCTGGCCAGCGGCGGCGGTCGTTTCGGGCGGAACTGCGCCATGCACTGCTCCACCAGCCGGCAGAACAGGTCGAGCTGCAGGGTATTCCAGCCGGGGGTGATTTCGCCGCTCATCTCCAGCGCGTCGCGCGCCACCTCCGGCAGGTGGTGGCCTTCGTCGAGCACCAGCAGCAGGTTTTTCGGCGGCGGCAGCACCGACTCGGTCTCCAGCGCCGCCATCACCAGCGCGTGGTTGGCGACCACCACGTCGGCATCCTCAATTTCTCGCCGCGCCACGTAAAACGGGCATTCGCGGAACCAGTGGCAGTTGCTGCCGAGACAGTTGGCCTTATCGGTGCTCAGCCGCTGCCACAGCGAGTCTTCAATATTCTCCGCGCAGTGATCGCGCAGGCCGTCCCACTGATGGCGATCGAGCGATTTCTGCAGCTCGCTGCAGACGGCGCGCTCGGCCTTGCTGGCGGTCATCTCGTCGTCGAGAAACAGCAGCAGATCGCCCTGCTGCTGCTCGTCGGTGGAGAGCGCCGACAGGTTGCGCGGACAGACATAGCGGCCACGGCCAAAGGCCGCGGTGAAGCGCAGATCGGGGATAATCTTCTTCAGCAGCGGCAGATCCTTGCTGTAGATCTGATCCTGCAGCGCCACGTTGGCGGTGCTGACCACCAGCGGTTTCTCTTCCGCGCGGCTAACGGCGATGCCGGGGATCAGGTAAGAGAGGGTTTTACCCACCCCGGTCGGCGCTTCGATCGCCAGGTGCCGCCCCTCCTCCCCGGAGAGCGTTTTTGCCACTTCGGCAATCATCTGCCGCTGCGGTGCACGGGGGATAAAATCAGGAACTTGCTGTTGCAGGGCTTTGTACCACCCGGCGATTTGCGTTTTTAACGCGGCAGTTAACGCCATAACAACCACTATTGATGAAACAGGGCTGTATTTTTACACAGTATCGCCACCGCGTCAGCCCTGAAAAACGATTCCTGCGGCACGCCGCTAAAGATGACCGCCGGGGACCGGCAGAGTGCACCGGTATACAGCCTGCAAAACGCCGGTGGGTATACTCTTTTCTGCTCAACAGCGTAGCGCCGCAGGCTGACGCACTGGCGCGCACGGCCGCCGCAGGAGAGCCGGTACAGGTGCGTGAATTATCGTGAATATCGCGTGGCGAAAGACCGGCTAAGGCGTTTTTCAGATTCTTTACAAGTTGTACACCAATAAATTTATTGTACAGACTGCTATAATTGGTTAGGTTGTTCACTGTTCTTTAAGCTTCAAGAGGTAATCCATGACCTTATTCAGCATCGGCGACGTTGCCGAACGCTGCGGCATCAATCCGGTTACGCTGCGCGCCTGGCAGCGTCGCTATGGCCTGCTTAAACCTCAACGCACGGAAGGCGGCCACCGTCAGTTTGATGAAGACGACATTCAGCGCATTGAAGAGATCAAGCGCTGGATCGGCAGCGGCGTACCGGTCGGTAAGGTTAAGGCACTGCTCGATGGCGAAAATATCAGCCTTGATGATGGATGGGGGGCGCTGCAGGAGGAGATCCTGACCGTTCTGCGCACCGTCCGGCCGGCAAAACTGCGGGCAAAAATCGCCGCCACCGGCCGTGAGAACCCGGCAGCTGAGATGATCGATCGGGTCTACGTGCCGATCCGCCAGCGGCTGAACCTCGATCAAAACACCGCACGTGCGCTGTGCAGCCTGCTGGACGGCGCGCTGATTGACTACGTCACCTTCTGCCTTGCCGGGTCGCGCAAGCGCGCCGGCAATAACGCGCTGCTGATCGGCTGGGGTAACGAGGATCGTACCCGCCTGTGGCTGGAAGCCTGGCGGCTGTCGCAACAGGGCTGGCGCATCGACGTGCTGGCTGAACCGCTGGATTCGCCGCGGCCGGAGCTGTTCCCCGGCCAGCAGATTTTCGTTTATACCGGTAAACCGTTAACCAAGCGTCAGCAGGAGCAGTTGACCTGGTGGCAGGAACAGGGGTTCCTTATCGCCTGGCACGGAGAGTAAGGGGTGAACCATGTCGCAGTTGCAGCAGGCCACACTCGATCGGCTGGTGAGTTTTTACCGGTCGCTGGACGCTCGCCCTCTGTCAGAACTGGCAGAGATTTATCATCCTGAGATTTGCCTGCGCGATCCGGTGGGCGTACACCAGGGTCTGCCGCAGCTGGAACACTACTTCGCCAGCCTGCTGAAAAACCTGCGCTACTGCCGGTTTGACGTCACCTTAGCCCGTCAGTTTGACGATGACGCACTGCTGCTATGGCGGATGGACTTTGCCCACCCCGCCCTGCAGCGCGGTGCCGCGCAGCAGCTGGAGGGCAGCAGCTACCTGAAGTTTACCGATGACAAAATTCACTTCCAGCAGGATTACTACGACCTGGGCGCGATGCTGTACGACAGGCTGCCGCTACTGGGGACGGTAACCGGGCTGATTAAGCGGCGGTTACGACCATGAATCGTGTACTGATTACCGGGGCCAGCTCCGGCATTGGCCACCAGCTGGCGCTGGACTACGCTGCCGACGGCTGGCAGGTCACCGCCTGCGGGCGCGACGCGCAGCGGCTGGCGACACTGACCGCCCGCCATCCGGGCATCGATCTGTGCCTGTTTGATATGACCGATCTGGCCGATACCCACGCGGCGTTAGAGGGCCGCACGGCGGAGCTGGTGATCCTCTGCGCGGGCAGCTGCGAGTACCTCGACAACGGCGTGGTGGAAGCGGCCAAAGTCCAGCGGGTGATGCAGACCAACTTTATCGGCCCGGTCAACTGCCTTGAGGTGCTGCTGCCACAGATGGCCGCCGGCAGCCGGGTGGCGCTGGTCGGCTCGACCGCCGGTCTGGTCCCGCTGCCGCGTGCGGAAGCGTACGGAGCCTCTAAGGCCGCGCTGGCCTATTTTGCCCGCAGCCTCGCGCAGGATCTGCAGTGGCGGCAGATTGGCATCAGCCTGGTGCTGCCGGGGTTTGTTGATACCCCGCTGACCCGGCGTAATGATTTCGCGATGCCGATGATGATTACCGTCAGCCGGGCATCAAAGTACATCCGCCGCGGCCTCGCCCGCGGACGGGCTGAAATCGCATTTCCGCGGTTGTTTGCGTTTATTCTGCAGGTGACCTCCCGGCTGCCACAGCGCCTGCAACGCCGCCTTACCCAGCGCATGACGAGGTCATCTTGAGGATAGCAATCATAGGAAGTGGCATTGCCGGGCTGAGCTGCGCCTGGAAACTGGCGTCGCGCGCCGGGGTTGACCTGTACGAGGCCGGGCCGCGCCCCGGCGGGCATACCGCCACCGTTGACGTCGAGCTGGACGGGCAGCAGTGGGCAATCGACACCGGATTTATCGTCTATAACGACCGTACCTACCCGCGCTTTCTGGCGCTGCTCGATGAGTTAGGCATCACCAGCCAGCCCACCGAGATGAGTTTTTCGGTACGCAACAACCGCAGCGGGCTGGAGTACAACGGCCATACGCTGAGCACGCTGTTTGCCCAGCGCAGCAACCTGCTGAAACCCGGCTTCTGGCACTTTCTCAGCGAAATCCTGCGCTTTAACCGCTGTGCTAAAAAGTGGCTGACGCGCAGCACCGATCGCAGCATCCTCGATGAATTTCTGCGCCAGCACCGCTTCAGCGATTTTTTCGCCCGCCACTACATCCTGCCGATGGGCGCCGCGATCTGGTCCACCTCGCTGGCCGAAATGCGGCGGATGCCGCTGGCGCAGTTTCTGCACTTTTTCAACCACCACGGGCTGCTGGACGTCACTCATCGCCCGCAGTGGTTTGTGGTGCCCGGCGGCTCACGCGAGTATATTCGCCGCCTGATGCCGCGGCTTGGCGAACAGACCCAGGTGTTTCTCAACACGCCGGTGACCCGCGTTACCCGCGATGCGCACGGCGTCACCCTGGAGAGCTCACGCGGCAGCCAGCGCTACGACCAGGTGATTTTCGCCTGCCACAGCGATCAGACGCTGCAGTTGCTGGCGGACGCCAGCGAAGCGGAGAGCGATATGCTCAGCGGCATCCCTTATCGCGCCAATGAGGTGGTGCTGCACACCGACACCCGGCTGCTGCCGACCGCCCGTGCCGCCTGGGCCAGCTGGAATTACCGGCTGAACGACAGCGACGGCGGCGACGAACTGCTCGGCGCCAGCGTCACCTACAACATGAACATCCTGCAGGGGATCCGCGCACCGCACACCTTCTGCGTCACGCTTAACCCGAGCGAGACCATCGATCCGGATAAAGTTCTGCACCGCTTCAGCTATCACCATCCGCAGTTTGGCCTGCGCAGCCCGCTGGCGCAGCAGCAGCGGCTGCAGCTCAACGGCGATAACCGCAGCTGGTTCTGCGGAGCCTGGAGCTACAACGGCTTTCACGAAGACGGGGTGCGCAGCGCGCTGGACGTGGTGGCCGGTATGGAACAGCGGGGCCTGCTGTGAACAGCCTGCTCTACAGCGGCCACGTGCGCCATCGCCGCTTTACCCCGGTCGATCACCGGTTCAGCTACCGCATCTTTATGCCGCTGATCGATCTGGATGAGCTGCCGCTGCTGCATAAGGCAGGCATCGGCCGCCGTCGTTTCA
This portion of the Erwinia sp. E602 genome encodes:
- a CDS encoding M20 aminoacylase family protein is translated as MAISVSLIAEATAWRRALHAHPELGYQEHQTAQLVAEQLAAAGLQVHRGLAGTGVVGTLENGPGPTIGLRADMDALPIAELSHPPHRSTRAGVMHACGHDGHTAMLLAAATHLSRTRNFSGTVHFVFQPAEENLGGARKMVEEGLFTLFPMDAIYGMHNWPGLPAGHVAVNDGAMMASLDSFEITLRGRSTHAAMPENGADPIVAAAQLILALQTIPARRLSPLASAVVSITQIHGGEAINVIPDIVVLRGTIRCLQADVRARVKQMVNEFVTTLTAPLGVEGSIVYQGDYPVTHNNAVEAGRVRDCALALLPAEQVHWNVSPSMASEDFACMLDVCPGAYFWLGADGATPSRPLHNAHYDFNDELIGPGIRLWSTLVERLLPIG
- the ybiB gene encoding DNA-binding protein YbiB, which gives rise to MEYNKIIKEVGRGKNHARDIDAESAAELYRLMLAGEVPELELGAILIALRIKGEGEEEMLGFYRAMQEQMPRLTPPAHLPMPVVIPSYNGARRQGNLTPLLALLLQALGFPVLVHGVSNDATRVTSEAVFRELGIASLTTPEQVQQRLDHGQLAFITIDHLCPPVARQLDLRWRMGVRNSAHTLAKLATPFAEDAALRLASVSHPEYIPRVGKFFSAVGGRGLLLNGSEGEVYASPQRCPSVSLIHGEQPEQLLSRQEEVTLAAGELPAAKDAATTAAWITRCLQREVPVPQSLRLQVACCYLATGRAVDLDGALGQIASAGY
- the dinG gene encoding ATP-dependent DNA helicase DinG; translated protein: MALTAALKTQIAGWYKALQQQVPDFIPRAPQRQMIAEVAKTLSGEEGRHLAIEAPTGVGKTLSYLIPGIAVSRAEEKPLVVSTANVALQDQIYSKDLPLLKKIIPDLRFTAAFGRGRYVCPRNLSALSTDEQQQGDLLLFLDDEMTASKAERAVCSELQKSLDRHQWDGLRDHCAENIEDSLWQRLSTDKANCLGSNCHWFRECPFYVARREIEDADVVVANHALVMAALETESVLPPPKNLLLVLDEGHHLPEVARDALEMSGEITPGWNTLQLDLFCRLVEQCMAQFRPKRPPPLASPERLKGHCEEVREQLQMLSQILGLWLPPEGQEGEHRFEMGLLPEEVLTICMRLFKLTDALRGLAEGLMNDLSEKSGQYDVVRLHRTLLQINRALGWFEAGSKLWRLASLEQASGAPVSKWVTREVRDGAAHLLFHCAGIRVSEQLEKLLWRKIPHVVVTSATLRSLNSFQRLQEMSGLSERADDRFVALDSPFNHRDQGKLVIPEMRFEPQLANEVQHLAEMAHFFRDQIKQGAHKGILVLFASGRAMQQFIAYLPELRLTMLVQGDKPRPLLVALHRRRVEEGETSILVGLQSFAEGLDLKGDLLSQVHIHKIAFPPVDSPVILTEGEWLKSLKRYPFEVQSLPSASFNLIQQVGRLIRSHQCFGEIVIYDRRLLSKSYGARLLGALPVFPIEQPPMPAGELPKAVTPAPKKRAAPYRRR
- a CDS encoding MerR family transcriptional regulator, which produces MTLFSIGDVAERCGINPVTLRAWQRRYGLLKPQRTEGGHRQFDEDDIQRIEEIKRWIGSGVPVGKVKALLDGENISLDDGWGALQEEILTVLRTVRPAKLRAKIAATGRENPAAEMIDRVYVPIRQRLNLDQNTARALCSLLDGALIDYVTFCLAGSRKRAGNNALLIGWGNEDRTRLWLEAWRLSQQGWRIDVLAEPLDSPRPELFPGQQIFVYTGKPLTKRQQEQLTWWQEQGFLIAWHGE
- a CDS encoding nuclear transport factor 2 family protein; translation: MSQLQQATLDRLVSFYRSLDARPLSELAEIYHPEICLRDPVGVHQGLPQLEHYFASLLKNLRYCRFDVTLARQFDDDALLLWRMDFAHPALQRGAAQQLEGSSYLKFTDDKIHFQQDYYDLGAMLYDRLPLLGTVTGLIKRRLRP